The Nitrospira sp. genome segment TGTTCTCGTGCGAATGCCGACCAGGCGTGTGATCTCCGCGATTGTTGGGATACTGTCGAGCGTTCTCATGATCGGGCTTCTTTTGGTGAGTCCCGAGTTTGTTGATACCGTCGCGTATACCTTTACGCGTGGTCACAACGAGGCGAATATTAGGTCGCTTGATGGGCGGATGAGTATTTGGACAGAGGCGTTGGAAGCGTTCGAGCAGTCCCCTCTCCTTGGATCAGGCTACGCGACATATCCGATGCACATCACGGGGGGAGGACATTTCCATAACATGTTTATTGAATTGATGGTGACAACGGGGCTTCTAGGGATTATCCCCATCCTCATTTTGTTCGCGTTACTCGGCGCTCGGCTTGTCAAATTATTTCAAAATGTTCCCGTGAACGCTGCGTCCAATCCCATCGAGTCACTCGATGCACTCCTGATAGGTACCGTCGTAATCGTGTCGGAAATGACGACGGCCGGAGCGGCGTACTACTCATGGCAGATGATCGGGATCGTGGTGTTGGCCGTGGGCCTCCATACGCCACTTGATGCTCCTCAGACTGATGACAGCACTGAGTGCTCTCTTCAAGAAAAAAGACGCATGCAGACGTTGGCGCACGTTCAAGGTGGAGTGCTGGTCTCTGAGCCGTACAGGAAACCGATCATTTTCGGATGATGACGGACGTGTGGATTCATCGGGTGTTGGGTATTGAATGTCGTTCAAAGGGCTTTCCGATAGCCGGGGGATGGTCCATACCAAGCCGTAGATTTTCAGAATTTCACGGAGCGCTGAAGCTCTGATGGAGGTGTCATCCGCTTCTTCAACCCCACAAGCAGCTTCTCTGCGTGCCACAGACGGCTCTCAGTTGGTTCGCGTGGCTCGTGGGGGCGTCTTGATATTCATCAGCATGTTCTTTGGGCTCGGGCTCAACTATATCTACAGCATTTGTCTCGCTCGCATGTTCGATGCAGAGGTGTTTGGTCTGTATACGCTTGGGTTGGCTGCGTTCAGTGTACTTTCCGTGGTTTCAGTGGCTGGTTTAGATCGTGCGATTTTGCGGTTTATTCCGGCGGTGAATGACGGCGATAGGATCACATTGGTTGGTCCTATGGTTAAGTATATTGCCCGGATGTCGCTCATCATCGGATGTGTGGCTGGATTCACACTCTTGGGGCTGTCGTCAAGCCTCTCTACGAAGATCTTCGGTAAGCCGACACTCACAGATGTTTTGATACTCTTTTCCTTTGCAATCCCATTGTTTTCCCTTTCCATGGTGCTGCTCTCCACGTTGCAAGCGCTTCAAGACAACCGGTGGAGATCATTTGTGAAGTATGGCTGCGAGCCAATTGTCAAATTTTCGCTTACAGTGGTTTTTGTCTGGCTGGGGTGGGGGGTATACGGTGCGCTCGTCGCGTTTGGAATCGCGCTTTGCCTCACGATCGTGTTGGCGTATATCCCGCTTCGCCGCTATGTTTCCTTAGGCTGCCACTCTTTTCAACACCGAGCGTTCCACGAAAAGGTGGTGCGGTTTGCCGCTCCGCTACTCGGGGCGTTGATTGTCGCCAGCCTCGCGGCTCGTTCAGATGTGTTCATGATCGGTTATTGGTTGCCGCCGGAGCAGATAGGATTTTATGGGGCTGCGTTTCAGACTGCGTCCATCATTGCGTTAATCCTCGGCAGTCTGGACTCTGCTGCAACGCCACTCATCTCCAGAGCTATTGCTGGTGATAATCAGTCATGCCTTCAGTCGCTCTTGCAGTCCGTTCTCCGATGGTCCGTCAGCATGTCATTGCCGATGTTTCTTGTTTTTGTCTTATTCCCTGCCGAAGTGCTTTCGATATTCGGAGATCAGTTTCATCATGCGTCGTATTGTCTCGTCGTCCTGGCAATGAGCCAGGTGATCAACGCCGCAAGTGGCTCATCGAACACCGCATTGGTATTGGCTGGATATTCAAAGCTGGTGATGTGGAACAGTATTTGGCTGGGGGTCACCCAGATTGTATTCAATGTGATGCTCGTCCCTCTCTATGGAATGACCGGCGCAGCAGTGGGGACGGCCACTGCTCTGACTCTTGTGAGCGTTGTCCGTTTTTATGAATGTTCTCTGCTACTCAAAGTGAAGATGATTGAGCGAGAGATCTGGAAGCCCGTTGCCGCTGCAGCGATCACGTTTGCTCTCGTCTCTGTCTGTAAGTTATGCGGGCTGCCGGTGAGCTGGTGGATCTTGGCCGCGACATCGGTAGGCCTCTATACACTCATCACCACGCTGTTGGGATTGCATGAGCAAGATCGAAACCTTCTGAATCATTTGAAAGAGACGGTCTATCGTCACGGAGGTCCACGACTATGCGTATAACCAACGAAACCGACGCTATGAATGCGACGTACATGCGTGAATGCTTGTCAGGCCGGATACTGTACGGAGACGATTTATCCGAAGATGCGATCGACGCATGGTTTGACGATGAAAAGGAAGGGTTCGCGGATCTTGGGGCCAAGAATCACGAGTCCTATTGTTACGAGTATCACGGATTAAACACTCTTCATGGATTCCGTCACCTCCCATCAAAGTTGTATGGCCGCACGCTTTGTGTGGGAGGGGCGTATGGAGAAGAAGTGAAGCCGTTTCTTGAGAATATCAGGGCGATCACGATCCTGGAGCCTTCTGGAGCATTCAGAACCACCAGCCTCGATGGTGTCCCTATCGAATATGTCAAACCTCTTCCCACGGGTATCATGCCGTTCGAGGATGGGACCTTCGATTTAGCGACGTGTTTTGGCTGTCTTCATCACATTCCAAATGTGGGCACCGTCTTGCGCGAGCTCCATCGATGTATGAAGCCCAACGGGTTTGCGTTGGTTCGAGAGCCAATTATTTCCATGGGAGACTGGCGGCGCCCACGGAAAGGGTTAACGAGGCGCGAGCGTGGGATACCATTGCCTGTGTTCCGGGTATTGATCTCTGATGCTGGATTTAGCATCGAGAAAGAAACATTGTGCGGATTTTCTGTAACCTCCAGGCTTGGGGGAATGCTCGGGAAACATTTCTATAATTCGCCGACCATCGTTCGAATCGATCAGCTTCTCGCCGAGCTGTTCGCATGGAACTACCGGTATCACCCTGTGACGGCCGTTCAAAAATTCATGCCCACGGTTGCTGCATTTGTGCTGAGGAAGCCCTAGGCCGTGAGTCCTGATTAGCAGGGTATGCGGTACCGTCATCTCAACCTCGATACCTGTGTGTAGCAGGAAAGATGTCGTGGAAGATAGAGCACGGCTTTTTATTCTTGGCCCCACGCCACCGCCATTCCATGGAGTGGCGGTAGCGGTACAAACGTTGCTTCAGTCGGACCTTGGGAAACGGTTTCGCACATATCACTTGGATCTTGCAGACCGGCGAGGCATTCAGCATGTCAATAAGCCTGATTTGCACGACGTTGTCCTCTTTGCTCGTCAGTGGCTCAAACTGGTTAGCATGCTCATCAACGCCTGCCCCGCGGTGAGCTACCTGGTTCTGTCCCAATCGACGATAGGATTTCTACGCGACAGCCTGTTGATCTGGCCAGCGTATCTGAGAGGCAGTCATGTCGTTCTTCATCTGCATGGAGGAAATTTTCGAGACTGGTTTCTCGGGCGATCCTGGCTCATGAAGGCATATGTGAAAGCTGTCCTTCGACGTGTCACGCGTGCCATTGTCCTCGGCGAGTCCTTGAAGCGTCAATTCGAGGGACTCGTCGATGAGCAGCGAATTGCCGTCGTGCCGAACGGCGTCGATTGGGGTGCGTCCAGCCTCCATTCAGGAATGCCACGCGGCGGATCTCGATTCCGTATTCTTCATCTGAGTACGTTAAGCCATTTGAAGGGAGCGCTCATGTTCCTTCGGGCTGTCCCATCCGTAGTTCAGCAGCGAAAAGATGTGGAGTTCGTATTGGCAGGACCATGGTCGCATGCGGAGGACAAACAATGGGCAGACAGCTTCATTTGTCAACATAAACTCGAAACCTATGTGTCGTTCAGCGGGCAAGTGGACGGCGCAGAGAAAAGGGCTTTGTTTGACTCTTCGGACATTTTCGTTTTTCCTGGAGTCCAGCAAGAAGGACAACCCTTGGTTGTTCTCGAGGCGATGGCGGCAGGCATCCCCGTGATCTTTACCGATCGAGGTTGCCTCCGTGACACGGTGCCGGATGGAGAAGTTGGACTAGAAGTGCCAATCGGAGATCCTCGTCAGTTGGCAGATCGCATACTATGGTTGCTGGATCATCCTGAGGCTATCAAAGCGATGGGAGCACGCGCCCGCAAAAGATACGAAGCTCTGTACACGAAAGAGCGACACATCGAGCGAATGATGGATATCTTTATCTCATCCTGCGAGGAAGGTGTTGCGTGAGCAGAACCGTATGCGCAGGTGAGAATGCCGGTGTGGGCAAACGGGATGCCGGAATACTGCTAGGAGTTCCGATTGACAGGAAGTCCCTCGCAGACATGGTGCAAGAGTCCATGCACGCTGTCGCGCACAGAACGTTTCAAAAGGTATTTGCCTGTGCCAATCCTCATTCGTTGGTGGTCACACAACAGGATGCTGACTTTCATTCTGCCCTGACCCGTGCCGATTTTGTTGTCGCGGATGGCATCGGCGCAACATTGATGGCACGTCTCGTCGGTATCCGGATCGGGCCTCGAATCACAGGAACCGACTACTTCTATGGAGTTCTGAACGCACTCCAACAACGTGGCCAGGGCCGTGTCTTCTTTATTGGATCGTCGCAGCAGGTTCTGGATCGCATTGCTAAACGCTTCGCCGTCGATTTTCCTGCCCTGACGCTTGGCGGTGCTTTGTCTCCGCCGTTCGGAGCATGGAGTGAGATGGAAAATCATCGGATGGTGAAAATGATCAACGATGCTAAGCCGGACGTCCTCTGGGTCGGCATGACGGCGCCGAAGCAGGAAAAATGGGTGGAGGCCAACCGTCGACAGCTCAACGTGTCCGTAATTGGTTCGATCGGTGCGGTCTTCGACTTTTACGCCGGAACTTACTCACGCGCTCCCAAATGGGTCTGCGATATCGGTTTGGAATGGGCCTATCGATTTATCCTTGAGCCACGCCGGATGTGGCGGCGCAACTTCGTGTCCGCACCAAAGTTTGTGTGGCTAGTGCTTCGTCGACACATCTACCGTGGAGATGCCACCCTGACAGCTACCGATTTGTCGAAGCAGGAAGAAATTGCCCACCACCGTGAGAAAAAAGCTGCCTAAGATTGTGAGGGGGGCTGCAAGGTGCCTGTCGTTGGTCTTGGCCAATCTGTGCTTTTTTTCACGATCGTGTGTGATGTGACGGCAACCAGATGCCATTTCCATATACCCATCTTTACATAATTGAACACCGCTGCAGCAACATCGACACAGTTGCCGCCTTTGGTCTCCATCGTCTTCTTTAGTTTTCAGCGACATGCAAATTTCATTAGATGGTCTGGGATTTGCTGAACAGTTCTCCGTTCATACGTGTCCCTAATGAACCAACCTCTAGAAGGAGCGGTGATATGCGGATGATGAAACGATGGCTTCGGAGAGGGTTCATCCTGCAGGTTGCTGCGGTGTGTGCCCTTTCGGTTCCGATCAGTGCAGCGAAAGCAGCTCTGGTGACCTATTCGTTCACCGGCAACATCAACATCGCCGGTAATCCCTCGGTCTCCGGTTCATTTCAATTTGATAATGCGACTGGTGGGAGTGGAGGTGTCTACAACGGTGCCGTAACTGGCTTCACCCTGAATCTTAACCTGAATACTGGGACGTACACATCGTCGTTCGTTCCAGGTGCCAATGCTGTGACGATTTCCCAGAACATGCCGCTGGGGGGTGGCATTGTCGACCGTTGGGCGTTGGTGACTGCTGCTACTGGTGAAGCGATCAGTGGTACCACCACGCGGCCATTCAGTTTTGATCTTCGTCTCGACCATGAGGGCGGGGGATTGTTTACTGACACGAGCCTTCAAGATCCTCCAGGTTTGAGCAGTCTGAATGGTGGCAGTGCGAAATGGCGGCTCTTTTTCGAGGATGCCGACGGTACGCCATCCGCGTATCTCGGATCGATAAGTAATCTGACTGCCGTGCCGTTGCCGGCTGCGGTGCTCCTGTTCGGAGCGGGGCTTATCTCCTTGGTGGGTTTGGGAGCCGGAGGGCTGAGAAATCTCCGAGCGTCCAAAGCCTAGTTGTCTCGTTTCTGACGGGCTTGATACTTCGATCGTGGTATCAAGCCCGTTCTTTCTGCGGACTCGATCGATAGCTGGGAAGTTGCCAGGGAAAGTGTCACCTCACTCTTCAGAACCGGTTTAGCTCGCTCCTCTAGCTCCTAATCATCGTGTGAGTAACTCACGCTTATGACCGGCACACGTTCCTTTCTCTTCACCTCAGTCCTGGTTGTGGCGCTATTGGTGTACATGTATGCGGACAGTCTTGTCTTCCTGTTCAGCCGATGGTTTGGCACTGAGGATTATAGCCATGGAATCTTCGTGCCTCTCATCAGCGGGTTTTTGATTTGGCAGTCTAGGCATCGTTTATCTCAAGTCTCAGGGGAAAAGTCATGGTGGGGCCTTGGCGTCATCGCTCTCGGCCTTGTGCTCTACGTCGTGGGCGAATTGTCCACGCTGTTTGTAATTCTGCACGTCTCCTTGTGGATCGTGATAGTCGGGTTGGCCGTTACGCTGCTCGGGATTCGCGGGACGAGGACCATAACCTTTCCACTCGGCTATCTTCTGACTGCCATCCCTCTTCCGATGTTTTTCTACGAGGGTCTGTCGAGCAAGCTTCAACTATGGTCTTCATCGCTCGGAGTCGGTTGTTTGCAGCTTGTCGGCGTGATGGCCTTTCGTGAAGGCAATGTCATTGATCTTGGCCCGGTTCAACTCCAAGTGGCCGAAGCCTGTAGCGGGATTCGCTACTTGCTTCCGCTGACCTCCCTTGCGCTGCTCTGCGCGTACCTCTTCAAGGATAGGATGTGGAAGCGAGTCGTCCTGGTTCTCTCGTCGGTTCCGATCTCCATCATGATCAACGGATTCCGCATCGGCATGATCGGACTGCTGGTTGAGCGCTATGGAAACGGAGCTGCGCAAGGCTTTTATCATCTCTTTGAGGGATGGGTCATTTTCATGGTGAGTTTCGGGCTATTGATCATGGAAATGGCGCTCTTAGGAAAGCTTGGAGCAGCGGTGTCCAGGAAATCCTTGTCCGAACGACTGACGTGGAGAAATCAAGAGTCAGAGGTCGTCCGTGAAGTTGGACTCAAGAATCCACCAGGCAACATCTTCTCACCGGGACCAGCCTATCTGTGCAGTGTGGCTCTTTTCGTGCCATTCACGCTCCTCTCGACGATGCTCATGGACCGTGAAGAGATTCCCCCGCCGCGAACCGCATTCGTCGACTTCCCGATGCAGATCAGCGGATGGCGAGGCGAGCCCTATCCACTCGAGCAGCAGTACATCGACGCGCTTCGCTTCGATGACTATGTTCTCGCTGACTATCGTTCAGGTGTTCAGCATCCCGTGAATTTCTATGCGGCGTACTATCGGTCACAGCGGAAAGGACAGTCGGCTCATTCGCCTCAGAGTTGTCTGCCGGGTGGGGGATGGGAAATTGAGTCTCTGACGCAGCGAGAATTGTCGATGCCACCAGGGGTGATGGAACCGCTTAGGATCAATCGAGCCGTGATCCAGAAAGGTGAACAGAAGCAAATCGTGATGTACTGGTTCAAACAACGAGACCGAAACCTCACGGACGAATATCTGGTGAAGTTGTACCTGCTGTGGGATGCGTTCTCGAGACAACGGACTGACGGAGCGCTGGTGAGATTGGCTTCACTCGTTGGTCCCGGGGAATCCGAAGCAGTTGTGGATCAACGTCTACAGGAATTGGCGATCGCGGTGGGTCGAGAGCTGACCAAGTTTGTACCGGACTGAACCAACACAAGTGAGGATGCGGGGACCAATCCATGGTGAATGAACTGTTCTTTAGTTTCATGACGGCGTTATTTTTGTCCATGGCGCTCATTCCTCCGTTACGGCTGGCAGCCGAACGATTTCAGGTGATGGATTTGCCTGGAGAGAGAAAAGTGCATGCGCACCCTATTCCACGGGTGGGAGGTCTTGCCTTCGCAACCGGTGCCTGCGCTTCGATTGCCTGGTGGGTTCCGAAAGATGCTATTGCGCTATCGATTCTGGTCGGCAGCGTCATCATCGTGGGGTTCGGAGTATGGGACGACCGTGTCGATCTGAGCTATCGAAGCAAACTCATTGGACAGCTGCTTGCCGCCCTCGCCGTTGTCTTTGGAGGGGATATCTGGTTTACCACCCTTCCTTTTCTACCCGATGTGGAAGTGCCGGCATGGGCTGGGATGTTTGTGACCGTCGTGTTTCTTGTCGGCGTGTCCAATGCCGTCAATCTCACAGATGGGTTGGATGGGCTAGCCGGTGGTCTGTCATTTCTTACGCTATCTGGGATTGCCTATTTGGCCTATGTCTCTGATGATTCGACTGTCTTGTTGTTGACCGTCCCGTTTCTGGGAGGGCTCTTGGGGTTCTTGCGCTACAACACCTACCCGGCTCGTATTTTCATGGGAGACGGCGGCAGCCAATTGTTGGGATTCATCATGGGGGTATTCGCCGTTCTACTGACGGATTCCTCACGAGGGCCATTCAGTCCGAGCCTTGCTCTATTTCTATTGGGGCTGCCGTTTTTGGATACGCTTGGCGTGACTGGACAACGGCTGGCTGAAGGCCGCTCTCCATTCATCGGCGACCGTGCGCACATTCACCATAAACTGCTTCGTTTTGGGTTCACGCATTATGAGGCCGTGACCGTCGTTTACGTGATCCAGGCAGGGATGTTGGGCTTGGCGTATGTGCTGCGATGGCAGTCCGACCTATTGATCCTTCCCCTTTATCTCCTGATTGCGGGATCGGTCTTGATGCTGTTCATCGCAGCAGGGCGCGGTCTTCTTCCCAATCTCACTTCACAAAGCGGTCATTTTCTATCCAATGTGGCCGTGACGCGATTGATGAATGGCCCGTGGCTGACGGATCTGCCGATGCAGTTCTTGGCCGTGACCGTCCCATGTTTCCTCATTGCCCTGGTGTTTGTTCCATCGAATGTGCCGACCGATGTCGGATATCTGTCGATCATCATATTCGGGATTGTGTTGCTCGGCCTCTCGTTTTCTCCTCGAGTCGCGCCATATTTTGTCCGTGGTGGACTCTACGTGGGCACCACGTTCCTGCTGTATGTCTGCGATGGGTCGCGAGCGAGCGCTTTATCTACCGTCACGATCGTGCACAACGCATTCTTTGTCGTGGTCGCCGTTATGGTGTTATTGAGTCTTCGATTCAACCAGGAGAACCGGTTTCAGACGACACCGCTCGACTATTTAATGGTCTTCTTGGCCGTCATGTTCCCGCTCCTCCCGGAGGTCAGCGCCGATATCTCGCACTTGGGGGTCTTTGCCGCCAAATTGATGGTGCTCTTCTTTTCCTTCGAATTGCTACTCCATGCATTTTCGAGTCGTGTCCGACAGTTGGGACTCGTTTCGCTCTGGATCCTGTTCGGACTAGGAATTCGGATTTTGTTGTAGCAAACCGAGTTACGTAATAACCTAGGTTCCATGCCGACGGCATTCCCATACAACAGACGTGGGTGGGCTTTCAGTATGCGCGTGAGGACCGCCATCGTTCTTCTGTCGGCGGTCGCATGGACGGCTTGTGGTGGTCCCGAGGAGCGAAAGGCCAAGTACTTCGCTCGCGCCAATGAGTACATTGAAGCGGCCAACTATCCCAAGGCGCGGGTCGCCCTGCGGAATGTGCTGAAAATAGATCCAAAGGATGCGGGTGCCTATGTCCTCTTTGCTCGCGTTGAAGAGAGGGAAAAGAATTGGCGCAACGCTGTCCAACTCTATCAGGAAGCCGTCAGACTGGATCCTGGTCATACCGCAGCATGGATTACCCTGGGGAAATACTATCTGGAAGCGAGGTTGACCGAGCAGGTGGCGGAGGCGGCAGACACCGTCCTGAAGAAGGAGCCAAAACATCCTCAAGCGAACGCACTGAAGATCGCCTTGCAGGCCGTGACGGAGCAGGCCGTTCCTTCGGCGATCCTCAAAGCGGAGGCACTGGCGAAGGAGTTTCCATCAGAACCGGATGTCGCCATTCTTCTTGCCACGTTGTACGACCAGCGTCAGCGATATCATGATGCCGAGGTCACGTTGCGACGCGCGTTGGATGCTCATCCGAGAGATCTGGATCTTCTGAACAATTTGAATGCGGTCCTGACGCGGGCAAACGACATCGTCGGCGCAGAAGCGGTCATTCGTCGGATGATTGACGCCGAGCCTGAGTTCTTTGACCATCGGCTGAGACTTGTCCGCTTCTATGTTCAACAGGCTGCCTACGATAAGGCGGAAGAGATTCTCCGTAACGCGGTGGCGCTCGATCCGAACAGCGAACAGCGCCGGCTTGCATTGGCCGACTTCTTTTTGAGCAGGAAGGATGTTCCGTCTGCCGAACGAGTATTGTTGGACGCCACGGCACAGTTGCCGTACTCAAGCCAACTTCAATTCGGGCTTGCCGCGTTCTACCGGAAGACCGGACAAGACACAAAAGCACGTGAGCGCTATGCCGCGTTGGTTCAAGAGTACAAGGATAAGCCGGTCGGGTTGGAAGCCAAGGTGAAGTTGGCGGAGATGGATTTTCAGTCTGGCAAGCAGATCGAAGCGGAGCGTCAAGTGCAGGAAGTATTACGAGACAACCCCCGCTCCTCGGACGGCCTGACCCTTTTAGGACGTCTCGAGTTAGCCAGAAGGAATGGGAAAGACGCGGTTCAGGCCTTTCGCACGGTTTTGCATGATCAGCCGGGATCGGCGACGGTTCACTATCTCCTTGGCCAGGCCTATCAGCTCACTGGAGAGACCAGCCTGGCGAAAGAGAGTTTTGAGCGAGCGGTGGCGTTGTATCCTGACCAGGTCGATGCCAAGCGATCTCTTGCGGTACTGGAAAGCAAAATCGGCCGTTACCAACAGGCCCGTGCTCGACTTGACGACCTGCTGAAGCAACGTCCTAATGATATTGCTGCCCTCGATATGCTGATGACGCTCGACTTGGTAATGAAAAACTGGTCTGGAGCGGAACAGACGTTGAGGCGGATCCATCACGTAGCAGGCGAAAGTCATATGGCCTTGATGGCGGAAGGGCGACTGTATGAGGCGCAACGTCGTTTGAATGACGCGATGAATGCCTATGAACGCGCCACAGCTCTGGTTCCGAACGAGCCGGAGCCACTCTTGTCCCTGGTGAAGCTTGAGGTGGCTCATGATCACAAGGTCCGAGCGCAAGCACGGTTGGAAACGCTCCTCGCGGCTCGTCCGGACCATCCATTCGGCCACGGATTGTTGGCAGAAGTCTTGTCCGTCTCCGGGGCGCATGAAGCGGCCGAGCTTCACTATCGTGAAGCTGCGCGACTGAACCCCAAATGGATGGCGCCGTGGCTCAACTGGGCCACGTTGCTATTGTCCCGCAAAAAACCGGATATGGCCGTACAGGTTCTACACGAGGGGCTCAAGGCCAACCCCGATAGTGAGGAGTTGCACATGCTCTTGGCCTCGGCGCACTCCGAGCAAGCACAGATAGATCTCGCTATGGCCGCATATGAGACCACCTTGCGGCTGAATCCTCGCAACGTGCTGGCAGCGAATAATCTGGCCGTCTTGCTCGCGGACCACAAGGGTGATCCATCGAGTTTGCAAAGGGCCTTCGCGCTCAGTCGAGATTTTGAAAAGGAGGCGCCGCATCCTCTCTTTATCGATACCCTCGGCTGGGTGCGATTCAGAATGGGGCAACCGGAAGAGGCGATCCGGCTGATGAAAGACGCCGTCGCCAAATCACCCGACATTTCTGTCCTGAATTATCATCTTGGAATGGCATTGTTTCAGTCCGGTAAACGCACCGAGGCCCGTACGTATCTTTTAAAGGCGCTGAAGAATTCCGATTCGTTCGAAGGACGGCGGGAGGCAGAGCAAGCCCTCGCGCAGATCAGAGGGTAGGAAGAATTCATGTCTCGATCAGTGCGATCAATGATGAAGGGGGTACTGATGGCCACGGCTGTCATGATAGTGGCGATGCCTGCTTATGCGGGTGATGCGATGACCGGCTGGCCGGTGGCGCAAGTCGAGCCAGGGTACCGCCTCGGCGCCGAGGATATCATGCTGGTATCGGTGTGGAAGGATGAACAGCTGACGCGAGAAGTCGTCGTCCGTCCGGACGGGATGTTTTCATTTCCCCTCGTCGGCGATATCCAGGCCGAGGGTCGAACAGTCGAGGACATTCGTGGCGACCTTGTGAAGCGGCTGACAAAGTATATTCCGAATGCCAATGTTTCGGTCGCGGTCACAAAAGTCATCAGTTACAAGGTGTACGTCGTCGGCCGAGTGAATAAGCCGGGTGAGTATTTGATCGGCCATTACACCGATGTGCTGCAGGCGCTCAGTCTTGCTGGTGGACTGACTCCGTTTGCCGCTGAGAACGATATCAAGGTCTTACGGCGGGTGAGGGGAGAACAACATGCCATTCCCTTTCGCTATGGAGATGTTCGGAAAGGCAGGGATTTGGAGCAA includes the following:
- a CDS encoding O-antigen ligase family protein, which encodes MLVGVIVAVISDSQHAWMREGSSVERLDVTSTFLMGANTIGVIAALLSLAALSRFMVLVEMRYLIVGSISLALCYAARSRTGFIVLLLGGCVLTSVLVRMPTRRVISAIVGILSSVLMIGLLLVSPEFVDTVAYTFTRGHNEANIRSLDGRMSIWTEALEAFEQSPLLGSGYATYPMHITGGGHFHNMFIELMVTTGLLGIIPILILFALLGARLVKLFQNVPVNAASNPIESLDALLIGTVVIVSEMTTAGAAYYSWQMIGIVVLAVGLHTPLDAPQTDDSTECSLQEKRRMQTLAHVQGGVLVSEPYRKPIIFG
- a CDS encoding flippase, producing MEVSSASSTPQAASLRATDGSQLVRVARGGVLIFISMFFGLGLNYIYSICLARMFDAEVFGLYTLGLAAFSVLSVVSVAGLDRAILRFIPAVNDGDRITLVGPMVKYIARMSLIIGCVAGFTLLGLSSSLSTKIFGKPTLTDVLILFSFAIPLFSLSMVLLSTLQALQDNRWRSFVKYGCEPIVKFSLTVVFVWLGWGVYGALVAFGIALCLTIVLAYIPLRRYVSLGCHSFQHRAFHEKVVRFAAPLLGALIVASLAARSDVFMIGYWLPPEQIGFYGAAFQTASIIALILGSLDSAATPLISRAIAGDNQSCLQSLLQSVLRWSVSMSLPMFLVFVLFPAEVLSIFGDQFHHASYCLVVLAMSQVINAASGSSNTALVLAGYSKLVMWNSIWLGVTQIVFNVMLVPLYGMTGAAVGTATALTLVSVVRFYECSLLLKVKMIEREIWKPVAAAAITFALVSVCKLCGLPVSWWILAATSVGLYTLITTLLGLHEQDRNLLNHLKETVYRHGGPRLCV
- a CDS encoding methyltransferase domain-containing protein, with the protein product MRITNETDAMNATYMRECLSGRILYGDDLSEDAIDAWFDDEKEGFADLGAKNHESYCYEYHGLNTLHGFRHLPSKLYGRTLCVGGAYGEEVKPFLENIRAITILEPSGAFRTTSLDGVPIEYVKPLPTGIMPFEDGTFDLATCFGCLHHIPNVGTVLRELHRCMKPNGFALVREPIISMGDWRRPRKGLTRRERGIPLPVFRVLISDAGFSIEKETLCGFSVTSRLGGMLGKHFYNSPTIVRIDQLLAELFAWNYRYHPVTAVQKFMPTVAAFVLRKP
- a CDS encoding glycosyltransferase family 4 protein, with the translated sequence MEDRARLFILGPTPPPFHGVAVAVQTLLQSDLGKRFRTYHLDLADRRGIQHVNKPDLHDVVLFARQWLKLVSMLINACPAVSYLVLSQSTIGFLRDSLLIWPAYLRGSHVVLHLHGGNFRDWFLGRSWLMKAYVKAVLRRVTRAIVLGESLKRQFEGLVDEQRIAVVPNGVDWGASSLHSGMPRGGSRFRILHLSTLSHLKGALMFLRAVPSVVQQRKDVEFVLAGPWSHAEDKQWADSFICQHKLETYVSFSGQVDGAEKRALFDSSDIFVFPGVQQEGQPLVVLEAMAAGIPVIFTDRGCLRDTVPDGEVGLEVPIGDPRQLADRILWLLDHPEAIKAMGARARKRYEALYTKERHIERMMDIFISSCEEGVA
- a CDS encoding WecB/TagA/CpsF family glycosyltransferase, which gives rise to MSRTVCAGENAGVGKRDAGILLGVPIDRKSLADMVQESMHAVAHRTFQKVFACANPHSLVVTQQDADFHSALTRADFVVADGIGATLMARLVGIRIGPRITGTDYFYGVLNALQQRGQGRVFFIGSSQQVLDRIAKRFAVDFPALTLGGALSPPFGAWSEMENHRMVKMINDAKPDVLWVGMTAPKQEKWVEANRRQLNVSVIGSIGAVFDFYAGTYSRAPKWVCDIGLEWAYRFILEPRRMWRRNFVSAPKFVWLVLRRHIYRGDATLTATDLSKQEEIAHHREKKAA
- the xrtD gene encoding VPLPA-CTERM-specific exosortase XrtD; its protein translation is MTGTRSFLFTSVLVVALLVYMYADSLVFLFSRWFGTEDYSHGIFVPLISGFLIWQSRHRLSQVSGEKSWWGLGVIALGLVLYVVGELSTLFVILHVSLWIVIVGLAVTLLGIRGTRTITFPLGYLLTAIPLPMFFYEGLSSKLQLWSSSLGVGCLQLVGVMAFREGNVIDLGPVQLQVAEACSGIRYLLPLTSLALLCAYLFKDRMWKRVVLVLSSVPISIMINGFRIGMIGLLVERYGNGAAQGFYHLFEGWVIFMVSFGLLIMEMALLGKLGAAVSRKSLSERLTWRNQESEVVREVGLKNPPGNIFSPGPAYLCSVALFVPFTLLSTMLMDREEIPPPRTAFVDFPMQISGWRGEPYPLEQQYIDALRFDDYVLADYRSGVQHPVNFYAAYYRSQRKGQSAHSPQSCLPGGGWEIESLTQRELSMPPGVMEPLRINRAVIQKGEQKQIVMYWFKQRDRNLTDEYLVKLYLLWDAFSRQRTDGALVRLASLVGPGESEAVVDQRLQELAIAVGRELTKFVPD
- a CDS encoding MraY family glycosyltransferase, giving the protein MVNELFFSFMTALFLSMALIPPLRLAAERFQVMDLPGERKVHAHPIPRVGGLAFATGACASIAWWVPKDAIALSILVGSVIIVGFGVWDDRVDLSYRSKLIGQLLAALAVVFGGDIWFTTLPFLPDVEVPAWAGMFVTVVFLVGVSNAVNLTDGLDGLAGGLSFLTLSGIAYLAYVSDDSTVLLLTVPFLGGLLGFLRYNTYPARIFMGDGGSQLLGFIMGVFAVLLTDSSRGPFSPSLALFLLGLPFLDTLGVTGQRLAEGRSPFIGDRAHIHHKLLRFGFTHYEAVTVVYVIQAGMLGLAYVLRWQSDLLILPLYLLIAGSVLMLFIAAGRGLLPNLTSQSGHFLSNVAVTRLMNGPWLTDLPMQFLAVTVPCFLIALVFVPSNVPTDVGYLSIIIFGIVLLGLSFSPRVAPYFVRGGLYVGTTFLLYVCDGSRASALSTVTIVHNAFFVVVAVMVLLSLRFNQENRFQTTPLDYLMVFLAVMFPLLPEVSADISHLGVFAAKLMVLFFSFELLLHAFSSRVRQLGLVSLWILFGLGIRILL